The following coding sequences are from one Triticum dicoccoides isolate Atlit2015 ecotype Zavitan chromosome 4A, WEW_v2.0, whole genome shotgun sequence window:
- the LOC119285113 gene encoding glucan endo-1,3-beta-glucosidase 10-like codes for MPLRDGCRRRLQRARGLCLAAALCVLALALASDASPAPVSLLGINYGRVGNNLPPPQAALPLLQGLGIARVRLYDPEPGVLRAFAKTGIELYVGVPDQCLAAVAEPAGATSWLKDSILPYLPDTKIVALTVGNEVLTGNDTALTRNLLPAMESLHGALAAANLDKQIAVTTAHNLGVLGTSYPPSAGAFRKDLLQYLCPILDFHAKTGSPFLVNAYPYFAYSDDPKGIHLDYALLEPSNPGVPDANTGLHYPNLLVAQVDAAYHAISAANSAAARTVEIRISETGWPSAGDANEKAATPESAARYNSNVMRLVAEWKGTPLKPNVPLRVYVFALFNENMKPGPASERNYGLFKPDSTPVYPLTYKPARGDFTPGGNSTGGDNGYYDISAASREPTGCRWTWVQAAVAGGAAAALMVAA; via the exons ATGCCGCTCCGCGACGGCTGCCGGCGGCGGCTCCAGCGCGCCCGCGGCCTCTGTCTCGCCGCGGCGCTGTGCGTGCTCGCGCTCGCGCTCGCGTCGGACGCCTCGCCGGCGCCGGTGTCGCTGCTGGGCATCAACTACGGCCGCGTGGGAAACAACCTGCCGCCGCCGCAGGCCGCGCTGCCCCTGCTCCAGGGCCTCGGCATTGCCCGCGTGCGGCTCTACGACCCCGAGCCCGGCGTGCTGCGCGCCTTCGCCAAGACCGGGATCGAGCTCTACGTCGGCGTCCCCGACCAGTGCCTCGCCGCGGTCGCCGAGCCGGCCGGCGCCACGTCCTGGCTCAAGGACAGCATCCTGCCCTACCTGCCGGACACCAAGATCGTCGCGCTCACCGTGGGCAACGAGGTGCTCACGGGCAACGACACCGCGCTCACCCGCAACCTGCTCCCGGCCATGGAGTCCCTCCACGGCGCGCTCGCCGCGGCAAACCTCGACAAGCAGATCGCCGTCACGACCGCGCACAACCTCGGCGTCCTCGGGACGTCCTACCCGCCCTCGGCGGGGGCCTTCCGGAAGGACCTGCTCCAGTACCTCTGCCCCATCCTCGACTTCCACGCCAAGACCGGCTCGCCGTTCCTGGTGAACGCCTACCCCTACTTCGCCTACTCCGACGACCCCAAGGGCATCCATCTGGACTACGCTCTCCTCGAGCCGAGCAACCCCGGCGTCCCGGACGCCAACACCGGGCTGCACTATCCCAACCTCCTCGTGGCGCAGGTCGACGCGGCGTACCACGCCATCTCGGCGGCGAACAGCGCGGCGGCGCGGACGGTGGAGATACGGATCTCCGAGACGGGGTGGCCCTCCGCGGGGGACGCCAACGAGAAGGCCGCGACGCCGGAGAGCGCGGCCCGGTACAACAGCAACGTGATGCGGCTGGTGGCGGAGTGGAAGGGCACGCCGCTCAAGCCCAACGTGCCGCTGCGCGTCTACGTGTTCGCGCTATTCAACGAGAACATGAAGCCCGGGCCGGCGTCCGAGCGCAACTACGGCCTGTTCAAGCCCGACAGCACGCCGGTGTACCCGCTCACGTACAAGCCCGCGCGCGGCGACTTCACCCCCGGCGGCAACAGCACCGGCGGAGACAACGGCTACTACGACATCTCGGCCGCGTCGCGGGAGCCCACG GGTTGCCGGTGGACATGGGTGCAAGCTGCTGTGGCAGGAGGTGCGGCTGCTGCCCTCATGGTCGCAGCCTGA